In Synergistaceae bacterium, a single genomic region encodes these proteins:
- a CDS encoding DUF5320 domain-containing protein: protein MPRRDGTGPHGRGAMTGRGMGFCVKAIEGDSPNMQSDFIQKRKFWSGQNRHRHFNCLNLEEKTAKRAIRRVLLNRLSQK, encoded by the coding sequence ATGCCAAGAAGGGATGGAACAGGGCCGCATGGTCGAGGGGCAATGACAGGCAGAGGTATGGGCTTTTGTGTGAAAGCAATTGAAGGAGACAGCCCAAATATGCAAAGTGATTTTATACAGAAAAGAAAATTTTGGTCTGGGCAGAACCGACACAGGCACTTTAACTGTTTAAACTTAGAAGAAAAAACAGCTAAAAGAGCAATAAGGCGTGTACTTTTAAATAGGTTATCTCAAAAATAG